CTGGACCATGTGCGCGACCACATCGGAGACTTCGAGAACGACGACGTGCAGATCATCGGACTGTCGGTGAGTGCCGGGCCGATCCACAAGATCTGGTCGAGCTACAGCGGCTTCACCTTCCCGATCCTGTCCGACTTCTGGCCGCACGGAGCCGTTGCCGAGGCGTACGGGGTGCTCAACGAGAAGGCCGGATATCCGAACCGCGGGACTTTCGTGGTGGATGCCGACGGAATCATCCGATTCGCCGAAATGCTGGACCCCGGACAAGCCCGTGACCAGGCGGGTTGGGTAGAAGCGCTGGCCGCGCTACATTCGTGAGCTGATTCCCACGTTGGTGACGACGTGGACCGGGCGTGTAGCTCAGTGGTAGAGCTCTGGTTTTACACACCAGCGGTCGGGGGTTCGAAACCCTCCGCGCCCACCAAGTTTATGCAGGTCAGCAGTGTGTTTTGCGGCGGCCGGACGCAGTGGCGGGTACCTGATCGGCCGCCAAGTTGCCAGGAAGTTGCCAATGGGTCATGTGTCACGTGGCCGGGCCTCGGGTCGTCGGGGGCGCTGCCACATCAGGTGGAACTCAGCTTCGCCCGTCAGTGCTCGCACCAGTGTGTCCGGCGCAGGGATGGCTGCGTTCGGGTTCGGGTTGTAGT
This genomic window from Mycobacteroides chelonae contains:
- a CDS encoding peroxiredoxin: MLPVGTVAPDFTLRNQNNQPVSLTDFRGKKAVLLVFFPLAFTGVCQGELDHVRDHIGDFENDDVQIIGLSVSAGPIHKIWSSYSGFTFPILSDFWPHGAVAEAYGVLNEKAGYPNRGTFVVDADGIIRFAEMLDPGQARDQAGWVEALAALHS